A genome region from Anastrepha ludens isolate Willacy chromosome 3, idAnaLude1.1, whole genome shotgun sequence includes the following:
- the LOC128859093 gene encoding DNA polymerase epsilon subunit 3, producing the protein MVERIEDLNLPNAVVGRLIKDALPEGANVSKEARAAIARAASVFVIFLTSTSTTLAHKQNHKTITAANILDALKQLEFENFVDPLTSDLESYRKAMKDKKDKAKPTTSAAASTIAVANDKEMETEKVS; encoded by the coding sequence ATGGTTGAGCGGATTGAGGATTTAAATTTGCCCAACGCCGTTGTCGGACGCTTGATTAAGGATGCTCTGCCTGAAGGCGCGAACGTAAGCAAAGAAGCGCGTGCTGCCATAGCTCGTGCCGCTTCTGTTTTCGTGATTTTCCTCACTTCTACATCAACAACGCTGGCACATAAACAGAATCATAAAACCATTACAGCGGCGAATATTTTAGATGCATTGAAACAACTAGAATTCGAAAACTTTGTTGATCCGTTAACCTCTGATTTGGAGTCCTATCGTAAAGCCATGAAAGACAAAAAGGATAAAGCCAAACCAACTACATCGGCAGCTGCTAGCACcatcgccgttgccaacgatAAAGAAATGGAAACCGAGAAGGTGTCGTAG
- the LOC128859094 gene encoding uncharacterized protein LOC128859094 isoform X2, translated as MTQDSSLSSKVAMFNKQTQQHQQQQLLNPFSSATGRMSPKPSFSKDEYGKPLAGSLTEMRGQKANMHVLREMLELCQIIDSEGYNVKDEPNMRVIPFGELFNIYNYISDKVVGILLRARKHKLLDFEGEMLFQRRDDDVPIFLLKPIAEIRQELQLKIEDIKRAGSPAPQATSLLLDKSAHKQKLASRGSTPSNSPAPSKPATPAHSKASSPAHSKASSPAPMEQVPAVKPQTTAQPTKMDAQAAPEVKITAAPVVEATEVVAAGDQMARLEGGEQPNVPTEKSDATAPADNNIVVPEVVAPTVAEHVELPPVSVSTANITNPNATENSDLPTIVIDAAAVYTRTAPAPAEDASAVAAAATAPNATITENTTANSEGNPQA; from the exons ATGACTCAA GACTCGTCGCTCTCCTCCAAGGTGGCAATGTTCAACAAACAAACGcaacagcaccaacaacaacaactgctcaATCCCTTCTCATCAGCAACTGGACGTATGTCACCGAAGCCTAGCTTCTCCAAAGATGAATATGGCAA GCCATTGGCAGGTAGCTTGACCGAGATGCGCGGCCAGAAAGCTAATATGCATGTGCTCCGGGAAATGCTGGAGCTGTGTCAAATCATCGACTCAGAGGGCTACAATGTCAAGGATGAGCCGAATATGCGTGTCATACCATTTGGTGAACTCTTCAAT ATTTACAACTATATCTCCGATAAGGTGGTTGGCATATTATTGCGCGCGCGCAAGCACAAACTGCTAGATTTTGAGGGTGAAATGCTGTTCCAACGTCGCGATGACGACGTACCAATTTTCTTGCTCAAACCAATCGCCGAGATACGTCAAGAATTGCAATTGAAGATTGAAGATATTAAGCGAGCTGGCAGTCCAGCACCGCAAGCCACATCGCTGTTATTGGACAAAAGCGCACACAAGCAAAAGTTAGCATCACGCGGCTCCACGCCCTCAAACTCACCAGCGCCGTCAAAACCGGCAACACCAGCACACTCAAAGGCCTCCTCGCCGGCGCATTCGAAGGCATCATCTCCAGCGCCAATGGAACAAGTGCCAGCAGTAAAGCCACAAACAACAGCACAGCCAACGAAAATGGATGCTCAAGCGGCACCGGAAGTTAAAATCACAGCTGCGCCCGTTGTGGAAGCGACAGAAGTGGTAGCAGCAGGTGATCAGATGGCCAGACTGGAAGGTGGAGAACAGCCAAACGTACCAACGGAGAAGAGTGACGCTACAGCACCAGCTGATAATAACATAGTAGTGCCTGAGGTTGTGGCGCCGACAGTTGCTGAACACGTGGAGCTGCCGCCTGTATCTGTCAGTACTGCAAATATCACCAACCCAAATGCCACTGAAAACAGCGATCTACCTACGATTGTCATTGATGCCGCCGCCGTGTACACACGCACGGCACCGGCACCTGCAGAGGATGCATCAGCTGTAGCAGCAGCGGCGACAGCGCCAAATGCCACGATTACAGAGAATACGACCGCTAATAGTGAGGGAAATCCTCAGGCctaa
- the LOC128859094 gene encoding uncharacterized protein LOC128859094 isoform X1 has product MADVSHELGALRFVVDSSLSSKVAMFNKQTQQHQQQQLLNPFSSATGRMSPKPSFSKDEYGKPLAGSLTEMRGQKANMHVLREMLELCQIIDSEGYNVKDEPNMRVIPFGELFNIYNYISDKVVGILLRARKHKLLDFEGEMLFQRRDDDVPIFLLKPIAEIRQELQLKIEDIKRAGSPAPQATSLLLDKSAHKQKLASRGSTPSNSPAPSKPATPAHSKASSPAHSKASSPAPMEQVPAVKPQTTAQPTKMDAQAAPEVKITAAPVVEATEVVAAGDQMARLEGGEQPNVPTEKSDATAPADNNIVVPEVVAPTVAEHVELPPVSVSTANITNPNATENSDLPTIVIDAAAVYTRTAPAPAEDASAVAAAATAPNATITENTTANSEGNPQA; this is encoded by the exons ATGGCAGATGTTTCGCATGAATTGGGCGCACTACGTTTTGTGGTG GACTCGTCGCTCTCCTCCAAGGTGGCAATGTTCAACAAACAAACGcaacagcaccaacaacaacaactgctcaATCCCTTCTCATCAGCAACTGGACGTATGTCACCGAAGCCTAGCTTCTCCAAAGATGAATATGGCAA GCCATTGGCAGGTAGCTTGACCGAGATGCGCGGCCAGAAAGCTAATATGCATGTGCTCCGGGAAATGCTGGAGCTGTGTCAAATCATCGACTCAGAGGGCTACAATGTCAAGGATGAGCCGAATATGCGTGTCATACCATTTGGTGAACTCTTCAAT ATTTACAACTATATCTCCGATAAGGTGGTTGGCATATTATTGCGCGCGCGCAAGCACAAACTGCTAGATTTTGAGGGTGAAATGCTGTTCCAACGTCGCGATGACGACGTACCAATTTTCTTGCTCAAACCAATCGCCGAGATACGTCAAGAATTGCAATTGAAGATTGAAGATATTAAGCGAGCTGGCAGTCCAGCACCGCAAGCCACATCGCTGTTATTGGACAAAAGCGCACACAAGCAAAAGTTAGCATCACGCGGCTCCACGCCCTCAAACTCACCAGCGCCGTCAAAACCGGCAACACCAGCACACTCAAAGGCCTCCTCGCCGGCGCATTCGAAGGCATCATCTCCAGCGCCAATGGAACAAGTGCCAGCAGTAAAGCCACAAACAACAGCACAGCCAACGAAAATGGATGCTCAAGCGGCACCGGAAGTTAAAATCACAGCTGCGCCCGTTGTGGAAGCGACAGAAGTGGTAGCAGCAGGTGATCAGATGGCCAGACTGGAAGGTGGAGAACAGCCAAACGTACCAACGGAGAAGAGTGACGCTACAGCACCAGCTGATAATAACATAGTAGTGCCTGAGGTTGTGGCGCCGACAGTTGCTGAACACGTGGAGCTGCCGCCTGTATCTGTCAGTACTGCAAATATCACCAACCCAAATGCCACTGAAAACAGCGATCTACCTACGATTGTCATTGATGCCGCCGCCGTGTACACACGCACGGCACCGGCACCTGCAGAGGATGCATCAGCTGTAGCAGCAGCGGCGACAGCGCCAAATGCCACGATTACAGAGAATACGACCGCTAATAGTGAGGGAAATCCTCAGGCctaa
- the LOC128859090 gene encoding anaphase-promoting complex subunit 7 yields the protein MESVLFANIKKLFAKELYSCVIPLSSLLSTLLQNDRNVATPEMEYQVLLFSGNAHYYERNYRLASKQYEAALLMRKTMLRSKNTQLASIEITFEQFSELETRYRLAKCYHELGEDRKAIGALHALPLKARSPKVNMLLAQLWQYGKNTDNAEAIAAYKEVLGDCPMALGAIEALLMLSMDGIEVNSLVVNASAVPKHIDWLSSWIKAHAQLYGREHLEASKTFQAINDNTKFHQNCYLLTLIGKSLYYYGRYIPAQQYLETALMINPHNTEALMPLAVVYEYNQKLTELDKLSSQMGKIKDLESDHWFVVAESCYAAGQIEKAVSFAKKAIELNERNVEAQLLRGRICLQLKQRLEAISYFRAAQCIASYRFEVYKGLYHCYVGMKRRDEAQAMCALAVRYFRNSPRSYVMFARVLLHSNNPLAKKSAKKFLAKALEIDEHYAVAVALMADVCQANGETQEASAMLKKQVMTFPNPSYFSMLGDLRRTVRDLDGALEYYTIALSLEPNDRRALKGVNALTRGGDKQDQDTSLMISRIRDEEWQIDDEAEESSSHDDDDSDTYSDPFWQDLESEVIN from the exons ATGGAGTCTGTGCTTTTCGCTAACATCAAGAAACTCTTTGCCAAGGAGTTGTATTCTTGTGTTATTCCGTTGTCAAGTTTACTAAGTACTCTGTTGCAAAACGATCGCAATGTTGCTACTCCCGAAATGGAGTATCAAGTACTGCTCTTTAGTGGCAATGCACATTATTATGAACGAAATTACCGTTTAGCCAGCAAACAATATGAAGCTGCGTTATTAATGCGTAAAACTATGTTGCGTTCTAAGAATACGCAACTAGCTAGCATTGAGATCACATTTGAGCAGTTTAGTGAGCTAGAGACGCGTTACCGTCTCGCCAAATGCTACCATGAGTTAGGTGAAGACCGTAAGGCTATAGGTGCATTGCATGCCCTGCCCTTAAAAGCGCGTTCACCGAAAGTAAATATGCTATTGGCACAGCTTTGGCAGTATGGTAAAAATACGGATAATGCAGAGGCTATAGCAGCCTATAAGGAAGTGTTGGGTGATTGTCCCATGGCGCTAGGAGCTATTGAAGCGCTATTAATGTTGAGTATGGATGGCATTGAAGTTAATTCATTGGTGGTCAATG ccaGTGCTGTACCGAAACATATTGATTGGTTGAGCAGTTGGATAAAGGCACATGCTCAGTTGTACGGACGCGAGCATTTAGAGGCATCAAAGACATTTCAAGCGATCAACGACAACACAAAATTCCACCAGAACTGTTACCTACTCACTTTGATAGGCAAAAGTCTGTATTATTATGGGCGATATATACCAGCGCAGCAGTATTTGGAGACGGCACTTATGATTAACCCACACAATACGGAAGCGCTAATGCCTTTAGCCgtagtatatgaatataatcAGAAATTGACAGAATTGGATAAACTCTCATCACAAATGGGCAAGATAAAAGATCTTGAATCGGATCATTGGTTTGTTGTTGCCGAGAGTTGTTATGCTGCAGGTCAAATTGAGAAAGCCGTTTCATTTGCAAAGAAGGCTATCGAGTTGAATGAGCGCAACGTTGAGGCGCAGCTATTGCGTGGACGAATCTGTTTACAATTAAAACAGCGCCTTGAAGCCATTTCGTATTTTCGTGCGGCGCAGTGTATAGCCAGTTATCGCTTTGAGGTTTATAAAGGTCTTTACCATTGTTATGTGGGCATGAAGCGACGCGACGAGGCGCAGGCTATGTGCGCTTTGGCGGTTCGCTACTTCCGTAATTCCCCGCGTAGTTATGTG atgtTTGCGCGTGTCTTACTGCATTCCAATAATCCGCTTGCGAAGAAAAgtgccaaaaaatttttagccaaaGCGCTTGAAATAGATGAGCACTATGCGGTCGCCGTAGCGCTTATGGCAGATGTGTGCCAGGCGAATGGCGAGACTCAAGAAGCTAGTGCTATGTTGAAGAAGCAGGTCATGACTTTTCCGAACCCCTCTTATTTTAGTATGTTGGGCGATTTGCGTCGGACTGTTCGAGATTTGGATGGTGCGCTGGAATATTACACAATTGCTTTAAG TCTCGAACCTAATGACCGCCGCGCTTTGAAAGGTGTTAATGCATTGACACGCGGCGGTGACAAACAAGATCAAGACACTTCTTTAATGATATCACGCATTCGTGATGAGGAATGGCAAATTGATGATGAAGCAGAAGAATCTTCTTCGCATGATGATGACGACTCCGACACGTATTCTGATCCATTCTGGCAAGATCTGGAGTCCGAAGtcatcaattaa
- the LOC128859091 gene encoding uncharacterized protein LOC128859091 has product MSAFSRAYRDPKSPLTPLKPFATNTAFSFNLGGDDSLKPFIEAQRTKGTSRSSPAGRAGGINVNPSKYTNQQPTCLNTKNVKSDGTPRSSPAGLAGGINVNPCKYTNQQPTYLNTKNVKSENAIRTRKLSARSTSSKNSGMISNSEPDNYTNWGMSNSKPPKYESTFDSSCGGGHRLDDNDSKATNSDLSSSSSSCSSSTSHHENICRHRPPKLVFDDTPGDEVDSRMSSVFNWVWNRLSPMANPSIYELLARVGMQEYWTIFEREEILDLDVFSTLTMDDLKVIGIQNPNDCVKILKSVGMALNFLSGLFALKKP; this is encoded by the exons ATGAGCGCATTTAGTCGTGCTTATCGAG ATCCAAAATCTCCCCTCACGCCCCTCAAGCCGTTCGCTACGAATACtgcatttagttttaatttaggTGGTGACGATTCGCTTAAACCATTCATTGAAGCACAACGCACTAAAGGAACTTCTAGGTCCTCGCCAGCTGGGCGAGCTGGTGGTATAAATGTGAATCCAAGCAAATACACCAATCAACAACCAACATGTTTGAACACGAAAAATGTCAAATCTGATGGAACTCCTAGATCCTCGCCAGCTGGGCTGGCTGGTGGTATAAATGTGAATCCATGTAAATACACCAATCAACAACCAACATATTTGAACACGAAAAATGTCAAATCTGAAAATGCTATTAGAACGCGAAAACTTTCCGCGCGATCtacttcttcaaaaaattcgGGTATGATTTCTAACAGTGAACCAGATAATTATACAAATTGGGGTATGAGCAATAGCAAACCACCGAAATATGAGTCAACTTTCGATTCCTCTTGTGGTGGCGGGCACCGTCTTGATGATAATGATTCAAAGGCAACAAATTCGGATTTGTCGTCTTCGAGTTCTTCATGTTCCTCTTCTACAAGCCATCATGAAAATATTTGTCGTCATAGACCACCCAAACTGGTTTTCGATGATACACCGGGCGATGAAGTAGACTCGCGTATGTCATCTGTTTTCAATTGGGTATGGAATCGTTTGTCACCAATGGCAAATCCTTCAATCTATGAGTTATTGGCGCGCGTTGGAATGCAAGAGTATTGGACAATCTTCGAACGGGAAGAAATTCTTGATTTGGATGTATTTTCTACTTTAACTATGGATGATTTAAAAGTTATTGGTATTCAAAATCCAAACGACTGCGTCAAAATATTGAAATCTGTTGGAATGGCTCTTAACTTTTTATCTGGTCTGTTTGCACTTAAAAAGCCATAG
- the LOC128859088 gene encoding serine/threonine-protein kinase Pink1, mitochondrial — MSVRLLTLRLVKHGRYFLQSYWRRDIHANILEQNRDKTRRSLPNSLRPGSGTVTASTRLLPARGALNGIRNAGSSGSAKSLPRTGLLSVGQHARKVFIDNILNRVTTNYSQDLRKQATKKLFYGDSAPFFALVGVSLASGAGVLTKEDELEGVCWEIREAASRLQASWNCDEISETLGSDFSIDELEVGPAIAKGCAAVVYSAAFKNDSNTAASVETPALNTTNDAEAATAMGRGSQPTPLQQQSFHPELMSPIQNMSRFVHNFGSSMDNLNELYNQNSAAAAFVAERRGHRSSAEEAEITQKSDTDLNNDMNAGFSGVSSGMQRLQPIDSPLASINRYPLALKMMFNYDIQSNALSILRAMYKETVPARARRMNDSAGEWEVLLQNQTLSLPPHPNIVCMFGFFCDEVRNFPDGHLLYPIAQPQRINPHGYGRNMSLYLLMKRYDYSLRALLDSHNLSARTKLLLLAQLLEATAHINRHGIAHRDLKSDNILIEKNDDDSPPVLVLSDFGCCLADKVHGLQIPYTSYDIDKGGNAALMAPEIINKQPGPFAVLNYAKADLWACGAIAYEIFGMRNPFYSSSGGLAMANGEQTLSLRNSDYKEDDLPPLSDECPVIVQQLIYNILNPSPSKRVSPDIAANVMQLFLWAPSKWLKAGGMPNSPEILQWLLSLTTKVMCESRAAVDQLSFNASGRRTYVEYLLICSFLARARLRRIRGALNWIQDVVVA, encoded by the exons ATGTCTGTGCGCCTACTAACCTTGCGACTGGTTAAACATGGTCGTTATTTCCTACAAAGCTACTGGAGACGCGATATACACGCCaacattttggaacaaaatcgAGATAAGACGCGCCGAAGCTTACCCAACTCTTTGAGG CCGGGTTCCGGTACTGTTACCGCGTCCACGCGACTTTTACCAGCTAGGGGCGCTCTTAATGGCATCAGAAATGCAGGCTCGAGTGGCTCGGCAAAGTCCCTTCCACGAACCGGTCTCTTAAGCGTTGGACAACATGCGCGCAAAGTATTTATCGATAACATCTTGAATCGTGTCACAACAAATTACTCCCAAGATTTGCGTAAACAAGCAACTAAAAAGCTCTTCTATGGTGATTCTGCACCTTTCTTTGCACTCGTCGGCGTAAGTTTGGCTTCAGGAGCAGGTGTCTTAACAAAAGAGGATGAATTAGAGGGTGTTTGTTGGGAGATTCGCGAAGCTGCCAGTCGTTTGCAAGCGTCGTGGAATTGTGATGAAATATCTGAAACATTGGGTAGTGATTTCAGCATAGATGAATTGGAAGTGGGACCAGCGATTGCCAAAGGTTGTGCCGCCGTAGTATATTCGGCAGCATTTAAAAATGATAGCAATACTGCTGCATCTGTAGAAACGCCAGCTTTAAACACAACGAATGATGCTGAAGCTGCGACAGCTATGGGCCGTGGTAGCCAACCTACACCGCTACAACAGCAATCCTTCCACCCAGAGTTAATGTCACCAATACAGAATATGTCGCGTTTCGTACACAATTTTGGCAGTTCTATGGATAACTTGAATGAATTGTATAATCAGAACTCGGCCGCGGCCGCATTTGTTGCCGAGCGAAGGGGACATCGATCGAGTGCCGAGGAAGCGGAAATTACGCAGAAATCGGACACCGATTTGAATAACGATATGAATGCGGGCTTCTCAGGTGTCAGCAGCGGAATGCAGAGACTg CAACCGATTGACTCGCCTCTTGCTAGCATTAATCGTTATCCGCTCGCTTTAAAAATGATGTTTAACTATGATATACAAAGTAATGCACTCTCCATATTGCGCGCCATGTACAAGGAGACGGTGCCCGCACGTGCACGTCGCATGAATGACTCGGCAGGCGAGTGGGAGGTCTTATTACAAAATCAAACACTCTCTTTGCCGCCTCATCcaaatatagtatgtatgtttgGTTTCTTTTGTGATGAGGTGCGCAATTTCCCCGATGGTCATTTGTTGTACCCAATCGCTCAGCCGCAACGCATTAATCCACATGGATATGGTCGCAACATGTCGCTATACCTACTGATGAAACGTTACGACTACAGCTTACGTGCGCTGCTCGATTCACACAATCTGAGCGCTCGTACTAAACTATTGCTACTGGCGCAATTGCTTGAAGCCACCGCACATATTAATCGTCACGGCATTGCACATCGCGACCTTAAGTCGGACAACATACTCATTGAAAAAAACGATGACGATTCGCCACCAGTGTTGGTACTCTCTGATTTTGGTTGTTGCTTGGCAGATAAAGTGCACGGCTTGCAAATACCCTACACCTCGTACGATATCGACAAGGGCGGAAATGCAGCACTTATGGCTCCAGAGATCATTAATAAACAACCTGGTCCCTTTGCCGTCTTAAACTATGCTAAAGCGGATTTATGGGCTTGTGGTGCGATTGCCTACGAAATATTCGGAATGCGTAACCCTTTCTATTCATCCAGCGGTGGTTTGGCTATGGCCAATGGCGAGCAAACGCTATCGCTACGCAATAGTGATTATAAAGAGGACGATCTGCCACCACTGAGTGATGAATGTCCAGTGATTGTGCAACAATTAATCTATAATATATTGAATCCGAGCCCATCAAAGCGGGTTAGCCCTGATATTGCAGCGAATGTAATGCAGCTCTTTTTGTGGGCACCATCTAAATGGCTAAAGGCAGGTGGTATGCCCAACAGCCCGGAG ATACTCCAATGGCTGCTTTCACTCACCACAAAAGTTATGTGTGAGAGTCGCGCAGCTGTTGATCAGCTCAGCTTCAACGCGAGTGGTCGCCGCACTTATGTGGAATATCTATTGATTTGCAGTTTTTTGGCACGTGCACGTCTAAGACGTATACGTGGCGCACTCAACTGGATACAAGATGTGGTAGTGGCTTAA